The DNA sequence GTCGCCTCCCGAGGCGTCTCGCTGGCCTCGCTCTCGGTCCCCCTGGCCTCCTCAACCCTTCGGAGCATGCTCATGATTTCCGCATTTCGGACGCTCGCCCTCGGCGGCATCGCGCTTTCCGTCCTTGGACTGGGGGCCGGCGCTACCGGCTTCAACCCCTGGGGCAAACCGAATGCAGTGTCTTTTCAGGACGCCGCACCCTCACCTGAGCCGTTCGCCTCGGCACTGCTCGCTACGGATCAAGACGACCCCGCACCGTCCCCCGAGCTCACGCCCGATGAGCAACTGATGCCCGACGACGCCCCGATCGAGGTGCGCTCCGAGATAAATCGTCCCATGGACATTCAGATGCTCGTCCCCGAGGGAACCGCAGTCATGAAGGGCCAAATCCTCTGCGAATTCGACACGACGATCCTCCGCAACCAGCTCGCGGCTCAGCAGCCTGTGACCGAACAGGCCAAGTCTGAATACGCGTTTGCGATCAAAGAACGCGAGATCGCCGAGCTTGCCGTGAGGGAGTATCTCGACGGGGTGTTCGCACAGCAGGAACTCGCCGCATTGGGTGAGGTCGAACTTGCGGAGGCTGAGCTGGAACTGGCGATTGCCCGCTTCGAGCGCCTTGAGGGTGCCCAGGAGATCAAGGAAGTAATGGAGACGCTCGAACCGGCCCAAGCCCGGATTGGCGTACTCCGAGCCAATCTCGCAGCCGCCGAGGCCCGAATCGAGGTGCTGCGTGCCGAGCTGGCCCTAAAGCAAGTTCAGAAGGCCCTGGAAGTTCTTCAGACGCTTACCCTTGAAAAGCAGATCAAATTGCTCGAAAACACGGTCGAGAAGGCCAGGTTCGAAGAAAACACCAAGTTGTCAGCCTTCGAACTTGAAGAGGAGCGTGAAGACCAAATCAGAAGTTCGATCAAGGAAGCCCAGATTCGTGCCCCCTCTAACGGCATCGTCTTTCATGCCTTGGGGGTCCATAAGGGGGCGACTATTATCAAAGATGATCAGCTCCTGTTCGAAATCCACCCTCCCCGCGAGGAAGATGAGCGATCGTCCGACCCGACGAATCGGCCTTTCGAGATCGATCCGACCCGCTGAGGCGAGATCAGGTTCACGTCGGGGGTGTCGAGTCCTCGAAGACACACCGATCTGCCAACGGCCCCGGATCGTTTCGTCTTCGAGGACTCGACACTTCCGACGGCTCGATCGGGGATGAGCACGGCGGCCCGATGGGGAGGGGCCTCCACCCCATCGGGATTCCCAAAGCCCCGCCAGGCGATCCATCAGTCGAAATCGAACAGCTCGCCCAGGAACGACTTCTTGCGGCGACGCTTCGCGTAATCGTCGTCGCGGTCATATTCTTTCGGCCGATCGGAGGGGTACGGGGGCCGCGCCCGGCGGTCGTCGTCATCGCGGTCGATCGGCCGGGTGCCGCCGCCGCCGATCGCGGCGACGGAGCGGTCGATGAGCTTGTCCAGCTCGCCGCGGTCGAGCCAGACGCCCCGGCAGCGCGGGCAGTAGTCGATCTCGATCCCCTGGCGATCAGCAATCGCCAGTTCGATGTTGCAGTGGGGGCATTGCATCGGTGGTGCCTCGTCAATCCAGGTTCCGTTGGGCGTGTCGAGTTGTTGGAGGGTATGCCGAGTCTTCAAAGACACACCCTCTCGAAGATTCGTCGCGGATCAGTGTCTCTTCGCAGACTCGACATCGTTTACGCCTCGCCACCGACTCGCCCATCGGGTACGCGCGGGCCATTCATCCTGATAGTTCAGCCGACTCGCTTCGGAGGTGTCTCGCCTCGACTTGGTGGGGTTCTGGGAATTTCCATGAATTGGGTGACTGCCAATCCCCAATTCCACGATCATAATCAAGAGAGACAGAAGGGTTGCACCTCATGTGCGATCCCGATGTCTCGACTCCCCTCCTCGACGCTCGCCAACGAGCAAGCTCACGGCCAGGGGGAACCCGTGTGTGTCAGTCCTCTTTGGCAACTCGAACTGCTCAACCGTTCGGAATGTCCTCGCCCGAATTCGCTTCGATCCAACCAGTACGCCCGGCTCCCGTCACCAAACAAACCTGATCCCGCCGCGCCTCGTTTCCCGAATCGAACCGAGGTCAATCGACGGAACCCCTCACCCGGAAACGAGAAATCGCTCCCGCATTCGTTCTCGCGAGGCGCACCAGAAGCGCACCGGATGGCGCACCAGAAGCGCACCACCGGGCGCACCGGAAGCGCACCAGACGGCGCACCGTCCTCGCGTTGGGGGTTTCGATCGTGCCGAATTGGTGGCGATCACCCCGGAGCGTTCGGCGCGAAACGAACCCGATCGAGGACGCTCCGTGTGACGGAGCGAACCCATTTGAATCGGCGCAACGCGTTACACCGCAAGAGAAATCCCCCGAAGATTCACGCGATTTCGGAGCGCACCGTCTCACCAAGACATCGAACGGTGATCCTGAACCGTTGCGGTCGTTCAGCGAGCTCCCAGACAATCTCCAGACGCACCCGGATTCAACCAGGAGGGCGCAGCCGACCACCCTCGATCGCCTTCGCGAGACGCGGAAGGCGATCGGGTCATTAAGTCGGCCGGGGGTGGCATCACGCGATCGGGGTCAGCCCCCGGTGCGGACGGCGACGTTCCCGTGAGCCTTGGTGAAGAGGTGGTCGTAGAGCTTGGCGTCTTCGGCCAGTTTCGGCTCCGAGGTCAGGGCGTCGTAGGTGGCCTGCAGGGCGTCGCGGTCGGCCTGGCCTTTCAGGTCGCGGAGGTTGCCGGGGCCGGGAGGGGTGGCGACGCGCTCGGCCCGCAAGGCGGCTCGGGTCTCGTCGTAGTGCCGCTTGGTCCGGGCGGACATGCGGAACAGCTTGCGGAGGACTTTCGGGTCAAACGTCTCCATCGTCGGCAACTCCTTCAAGGATTCCGGCTCAGCGTCGGGATGGTTCTTCAATCGCGGGCAACCCCATACAACGATCGGCCCGGCGAGAGAACCGGGAAGGTTCGGGCAGGGGCATTGCCGTTCTGGCAAAGGGGTTACTGTACCATGAGCGTTCCCCGTGCGACAGATCGATTGCTCCGTTCCGTTTCCTTCGGCTCGACGCGTCGAGACCATCCGTTGTCGATCCGTGGCATCCAACATGCGTGATACAGATTGGTTTGGCTTCCCCGAGACCTTAGAGGTTGCGTACACTGAGTGCTTCTGAGAATTCGGTTGCATCTCCGTCGTCGTTTCTTGTCCTCCATCTTCCCTTTGTGTGAAATCGTCCCGAACCCACCATGACGTACACCTTCGAGATCGACCCCGCTCAGGTGCTCGGGGTGCGGACCGACGCATCCTTGGAGCAGATCCGAGACGCCTACCGGGCCCGGAGCAAGAAATATCACCCCGATCTCGGTGGAGACGAGTGGGCTTTCCGCCTCGTCGCCCGGTCGTACGAGGTGCTCAGCCGAGCCCGGGTCTCGGGACGATTTGCCGCCGAAGCCTCCGCGCCGACTCCTCGATCGGCCCCGACTGTCGATCCGGTCACGACTCGTCCGACCGACACCGAAGGGGCCTCGGTCCGCAAGGGGGTCCGCGACCAGGTCGAGCACCCCGCCTTGCTCGTCGATGTCGAACTCCTGCTGCTCCGGATGGAGCTGGAAAATCCCTACGACGTGATCGCCCTGCCCGCCTCCGAGCGCAACCTCAGTTGCAGCCTGAACGTCAGTTGGCCCATCACGATCCCCGACGAGGCCGGGCCCGGACCCGACCGAACCACCATCGCCCCGAAGGTCGCCGCGGTCTTCAACGATGTCCTCGTCCGCTCTCAGCCGACCAGTAGCTGGCAGGACGAGGGGGCGACCACCTTCAAAGGCTGGCTCAGCTATCCAACCGCCCAGCGCTGCTACGGCGGATTCAACCTGATTCGGACCGCCTTGAACGCCCGAGGTCTTGGCGTCAATCAGCGCATCCGAGAGATCATCATTCCGCGCGATACTGATTGAGAGATGCCGTTGCCGATGATTGACCACCCGACCGCCTTCTCCGCTACTGCCGATCGCCTCGACGCCGGTCGTCCATTCGATGCGGTGATCGTCGGCGCGGGTCCGTCGGGATCGGCCATGGCGATCCTGCTGGCGAGGGCAGGGGCTCGGGTCGCCCTGATCGACGCCGGGCGATTTCCGAGAGATAAGCTTTGCGGCGAGTACCTCAGCCCCGAAGGGGTCGAGGCGGTCGATCGGCTCGTTCCGGGCGATCGCCTGGCCCGATCCGGCGGCCGACCGATCCGAGCCGTCCGTCTGACCACACCCCGCGGTCGGGCCCTCGAAGCCGAGGTCGCCGGTCCTGATGGCCGCGTCGGGCTTGGCCTGAGCCGATCGGCGCTCGACGCCCTTCTACTCGATCAGGCGCGGTCGCTTGGGGTCGAGGTCTTCGAAGGAACCCGAGTCTCGGGGCCGATCCTCGACGGCGATCGGGTCGTCGGCGTCTCGGGACGAGGCGATTCGGGGAAGCCGGTGGCCGCTCGGGCCTCGGTGGTCATCGCCGCCGACGGCCGCCACTCGGCCCTGACCCGACGCTCGGGAACCACACGACCCCGAAGCGTGCCCGGTCTTCGGCCCCGGCTGTTCGGACTGAAGCGGCATTTGACAATTTCCGACGACGCCCGGGACGAGCCGTCGGGGACAGTCGGCCTGCATCTCTTGCCCGGCGGTTACGTGGGGGCCTGCCGAGTGGAAGGGGGCCGAACGAACCTCTGCGGCTTGCTTCCCGAACGGCTCTCCCGAGCGTATCGCGGCGACCTCGACGCCCTCGCCGCGTCGGTCTTCCCCGGCAACCGCACCCTCTCGGCACTCTGGCAGGCCGCTGAGCCGACAGGCCCCTGGAAGACCGTGGCCGGAGTCCGGGTTGAGGCCTCCTCGCCCCGTCTGCCCGGCATTCTCTACTGCGGAGACGCCCGAGGTACCGTCGATCCGCTCGGCGGCCAGGGCCTGACGATGGCGATGCTGGGGGCCGAGGTCATCGCTCCGTTCGTCCTCAAAGCCCTCGCCCGGAACGACATGCAACCCGACACGTTTCGAGCCGCGCAACAGGCCTGGCACGCCCGGTTCGATCGCCGCGTGATGCTCTGCCGCGCCTTCCATCATGCCCTGGTCCAACCGTCGCTCATCGACACCGCCTCGCTTCTGGGCCGATGGGGCAATGCCTTACTTTCCTTCGGATTCGCTGCGACACGTGATCCAAGGAAAATTTCATGTTGAATATTAAAAAATGTTTTTTAATTATTTACGTTTTCCAATCAGAGAAATCTGAAATCCCAGATTGCGTCGAACAGACCATTGAAATCCATCGATGGTCGCGGCGAGTTCGGTCAGTTCGTGATCGGTGAACCCTCGGAGAACGGACAGGGGGCCATCGAAGCGGACCAGACGGTTACGGGTGAAGACGCGGCTCCAGGCGACGAACCCCCAGTAGGCGAGCCAGTGCCGTCGGATGTCGAGCACGACCACCCGGCATCGGGCCACCCGGGCCATTTCTGAGAGAAGCCTCGCCAGCGCTTTCCCTTCAAAATGGTGGGCGAACTTGACCGCCGTGACGAGGTCGACCGAATGATCGGAGAACGGCAGCCGCAGGGCGTCTCCGCGAACCACATGGACGGGCGGACCCTCGAAGGAGGAGGAACCGGCGATTGAGGTGGCGACTGGGTCGCGGTCGAGCGCGATCGGCACGAGCCGGTCGAGGCCGAGGTGATCGAGCAGGCGGGTGATCCGCCTCGGGATGTCTCCCGAACCTGAGCCGACATCAAGCAGCGAGACGGTCGTGCCGATCGGGTCTTCGGTTCGAAAGCGAGCGACCTCGCGGTCGATGACCCGGTTGTTTCCAAGGTGGCGGTTGACCCGACGGAGGACGGCGTAGGCGTCGGCCACCTCCTCGGCGGGAAGGCCTGGGGCGTCCATCAGCTCGGGGTCGGAGCGGCGATCGGGAACGAGCCAGGAGCGCGATCGGGGCATTATCCCTCCCGAGGATCTGGAGCCGCCGCCGCCCCGGGTGCCCGATCGTCGGCTGAGAGCGTTCGAGGAGGGTCGGACCGGATCGCGAGTAATCCGAGCCCCGCCACCCAGGCCACGAACACGACCAGGGTTGCCGAGAATCGAAGCCGCTGGACGCGGGTCACGATCGGCCCGGACGATCGGGGGGGAGGCGTGATTGAGCCTTGACCTTGAGCCTTGGTCATGATTCTTCCTCCGACTCCTCGATTGGGATGACGTAGTCGTGGCAGAGTGCGGCCTCGAAGTCGTAGACGTTGTCGAAGTCGCTGCGTTGGTCCTCGTCAGAGCGTTCGAAGTCGCCGGAAGCGATCAGGTTGTACACGATCTCGCCGAGATCCGAGGTCGATCGGAGCCCCCAGCTCGACAGAATGGTGAGGGCAAGTCGGCCGTAGAGGTCAAGCGCCAGGTCTCGGGCGGCCTCGCTCAGCTCCCGGCCTGAGACGTGCCGGGACTCACCTTTTCCCCGAGGTTTCTGGCCGAGGCCACGGGCTCGGCGAGCCTTGCGCTTGCGGACCTTGGCAAGGTCGAGGGCGGCGAAGACGAACTCGTAGGCATCAACAGTGTAGCGAGGGTCGCGGACGACCGCGCCGGCCAACGCTTCGCGGAAACTCATGATCGCCCTCTGGGTCGAACGTCGAATAATCCTCTGGCCGTTCCACGCGGGTCCGAGTCGCGGTAGTCTAGCAGATTGTCCCCCGTTCGTGGAGCCGAGCGAACGGGTTTGAATGGGTCTGTTCGTGTCTCAAAGGCGTTGTATCTGGTCAAGACCGTGCCCGATCGTCAGCGGAAGCGAGATCGAGCGGAGCCATCGGGCGAATCGAAGGTCTGCCCGGTGTGCCGGCGGCCGTTCTCGAATCGTCGGAAATGGCGCGATTGCTGGGAACAGGTCGTGTATTGCAGCGAACGTTGCCGGCGATCGAGCCGAGGAGGGCAGAAGGACGGCGTTCAGGATTCGTCTCCTTGACGGACGATCAGGACGGAGTTCTTTGATCCGAATCCCATGCAATTACAAAGAGCGATCCGAGCGCCCTGGGCGGGTCGGGACTGGTTGGGAATGTAGTCGAGATCGCATTCGGGGTCGGGTTCCTCGCAGTTGATCGTCGGCGGAAGGAATCCGGCATTGAGGCTGAGTAGGGTCGCGACCAGGCCGGCGGCGCCGCAGGCTCCTTGGGGGTGTCCGATCATGCTCTTGGTGCTGGACATAGGGATGGCACTGGCATGCGGGCCGAGCCCTCGCTTCAGGGCGGCGGTTTCCACCCGGTCGTTCAAGGGGGTGGCGGTACCGTGGAGGTTGGCATAGTCGATGTCGGTGGGCGAGAGGTCGGCGTCTTGCAGGGCGAGCTGGACGGCGCGGACCGGCTCGTCGAGGTCGCTCGACATCGAGACCCGGTGCCAGGCGTCGCAGGTGCTGGCGTAGCCGAGCAGTTCACCGTAAATCCGGGCTCCGCGAGCGAGGGCGTGTTCGCGCTCCTCCAGCAAGAGCATCCACGATCCCTCACCCAGCACGAAGCCGTCGCGGTCGCGGCTGAAGGGGCGGGAAGCGCGCTCGGGCTGGTCGTTCCAGTTGCGGGAGACGATCCCCATGACATCGAAACCGAGCATGATGGCCGGCGCGATCGGGGCATCGGACCCTCCGGTGAGCATGATCGGCGTTTCGCCGTACTGGACGCGGCGGAAGGCGTAGCCGATGGCGTCGGTGCTGGAGGTACATCCGGTCGAAATGACGTGAGAAGGGCCGCGGACCCCGAGCTGGATGGAGAGTTCCGACGAGATGTTCCCAGGCGTTCCCGCCGGAACGGCCAGGGCGGTGGCTTTTTCGAGCTGCCCCTTGTAGTAGTAGCCGTATAGCTCCTCAACAAAGGCGATGCCGCCACCGCCGGTGCCGAGCAAGACACCAATCTGGCGACGCGTGTCGAGGTCGAGGTCGTTCGGGGGGAAGCCGGCGTCGGTCATGGCCTCTCGGGCTGCGAGGATCGCCAGAGGGACCGTTCGGCTGACGACCTTGAGTTGTTTCGGCTCCATGGCGTCGCGGAGGTCGATCCCTCGGATTGCGCCGGCAATCCGGCTTCCGAGAGCAGAGGTGTCGAACTCCTGGACGCTCGTCACTCCGCTGCGTCCCTCGCGGAGGGCGCTTCGGAAGGCGTCGATTCCGACACCGTTGGGACTGAGGGCACCTAATCCTGTGACGACCACTCGCCGAATCGGCACGTTGCGCATTGCTGCTCGCTTGGGAACTTTACCTGGGCGACTAGGACGAGAGGCCAAACACGTTTAGCCTCCTCAAGGGCCAGATTCGACTTCCGTCGGCTGGCCTGGTTCTCCATAATGACGGCCAGACGCCATCGACGGGAAGCGACGACCGCCCGAGCGGGGTCGCCAGCCAAGAGGAACGAGGCTCCAATGATCAGCGAGGAATTGCTATCTTTACTTGTTTGCCCGATGGGCAAAGCTCCGTTGCGGCTGGAAGATCAGACCCTCGTCTGCACCCGGTGTGGGGTCCGGTTCGCCATCAAGGATGATATTCCGAACATGCTGGTCGAGGAGGCCGAACTCCCAGAGGGGTGCCACTCCCTCTCGGAACTTGATTGTGTGAAGGCGGGAGCTGCCAAGGTCGATCCCGTTTGAGCGGTCAAGCACGACGCGGAGGCGGGAGATTGGGCATGCTTGCTCTTGACCAAGGGCCGAATCTGCCCGCCAGCGCGGGTCCGATCGCGTTGAGGAATGTGTTTGGAGCGTCTGGAGCCAATCGCGGCTCAGGTGACCACCGGCGGGTCACTCACGTCGGTCATCCGTTGCTCAACCCATTGCAGCAACTCTGTTGCATGGGAGGTGACGTCAAGATGATGGCCTTCGCTAAAGTCGAGGCGAACGAGCAATTGGGTGTGTTCAGGATCGGGGGTCAGGTTCCGGATCATCGTGACGCGATCGAAATTCACGAAGATCGAACCGATTCGGACCAGATTCATGAGCGTACTCCCAGTTCGATGCCACTGCCCAGCAGATTTGCAAGCGTATCAATAGATGTTTGATTCGTTCTGTTCGCGGTTTGGGTGAGGCTTCACTCTGTAAAGAATCGGAATTACGTGGTCGTGATTGAGGAGGGGAACGACGCGGGAACGAGGAACGAAAATGTTCCCACCAACTCACAGATTGCTTCTCCGTTGCCCGCCGAGAGTCGCGACTCGCCGCGCTGGATGGTGGAGAGACTCGGGACACACCCTTCACCGAAGTTTGCCCCGTTCAACCGGGCGATCACTTCGTGAGCCAGGCGATCGGTTTCGAGAAACCTGGTTCGGAGATCATCGCCTCGGACGCGAAGGGTGACCCGATAGGTGATGCGACGGATCAGACGGGTGGGATCGTCGGTTCTTGATTCCGTCCAGGAACCGGGAGAAATGATTGCCAGGGGACTGGCGATCGACGCTTCATTGCTGCGCTCGACGTCGTCGAGCCTGAGGGAGCCGAAGAGAC is a window from the Tautonia rosea genome containing:
- a CDS encoding sigma-70 family RNA polymerase sigma factor, which codes for MNDRSSAASPLRILFTIGAAGTMSDGDLLRRYLDGRADEAECAFAVLVERHGPMVRHVCLSILGDPDDAADAYQATFLVLARRAGAIRKTGSVGPWLFGVARRVALRARTRASRRRQAERSLSEHTSARLTQAPPDPTLADDWDVLYDELDRLPPRYRDPLVLCYLQGMTHDQASARLGIPTPTLRTRLSRGRDRLRPRLLRRGLTPSSASSLLLAPVPLTSSATSLASIGWASAASRLAVASRGVSLASLSVPLASSTLRSMLMISAFRTLALGGIALSVLGLGAGATGFNPWGKPNAVSFQDAAPSPEPFASALLATDQDDPAPSPELTPDEQLMPDDAPIEVRSEINRPMDIQMLVPEGTAVMKGQILCEFDTTILRNQLAAQQPVTEQAKSEYAFAIKEREIAELAVREYLDGVFAQQELAALGEVELAEAELELAIARFERLEGAQEIKEVMETLEPAQARIGVLRANLAAAEARIEVLRAELALKQVQKALEVLQTLTLEKQIKLLENTVEKARFEENTKLSAFELEEEREDQIRSSIKEAQIRAPSNGIVFHALGVHKGATIIKDDQLLFEIHPPREEDERSSDPTNRPFEIDPTR
- a CDS encoding TFIIB-type zinc ribbon-containing protein, producing the protein MQCPHCNIELAIADRQGIEIDYCPRCRGVWLDRGELDKLIDRSVAAIGGGGTRPIDRDDDDRRARPPYPSDRPKEYDRDDDYAKRRRKKSFLGELFDFD
- a CDS encoding J domain-containing protein, which produces MTYTFEIDPAQVLGVRTDASLEQIRDAYRARSKKYHPDLGGDEWAFRLVARSYEVLSRARVSGRFAAEASAPTPRSAPTVDPVTTRPTDTEGASVRKGVRDQVEHPALLVDVELLLLRMELENPYDVIALPASERNLSCSLNVSWPITIPDEAGPGPDRTTIAPKVAAVFNDVLVRSQPTSSWQDEGATTFKGWLSYPTAQRCYGGFNLIRTALNARGLGVNQRIREIIIPRDTD
- a CDS encoding NAD(P)/FAD-dependent oxidoreductase — encoded protein: MPLPMIDHPTAFSATADRLDAGRPFDAVIVGAGPSGSAMAILLARAGARVALIDAGRFPRDKLCGEYLSPEGVEAVDRLVPGDRLARSGGRPIRAVRLTTPRGRALEAEVAGPDGRVGLGLSRSALDALLLDQARSLGVEVFEGTRVSGPILDGDRVVGVSGRGDSGKPVAARASVVIAADGRHSALTRRSGTTRPRSVPGLRPRLFGLKRHLTISDDARDEPSGTVGLHLLPGGYVGACRVEGGRTNLCGLLPERLSRAYRGDLDALAASVFPGNRTLSALWQAAEPTGPWKTVAGVRVEASSPRLPGILYCGDARGTVDPLGGQGLTMAMLGAEVIAPFVLKALARNDMQPDTFRAAQQAWHARFDRRVMLCRAFHHALVQPSLIDTASLLGRWGNALLSFGFAATRDPRKISC
- a CDS encoding methyltransferase domain-containing protein translates to MPRSRSWLVPDRRSDPELMDAPGLPAEEVADAYAVLRRVNRHLGNNRVIDREVARFRTEDPIGTTVSLLDVGSGSGDIPRRITRLLDHLGLDRLVPIALDRDPVATSIAGSSSFEGPPVHVVRGDALRLPFSDHSVDLVTAVKFAHHFEGKALARLLSEMARVARCRVVVLDIRRHWLAYWGFVAWSRVFTRNRLVRFDGPLSVLRGFTDHELTELAATIDGFQWSVRRNLGFQISLIGKRK
- a CDS encoding Minf_1886 family protein, with protein sequence MSFREALAGAVVRDPRYTVDAYEFVFAALDLAKVRKRKARRARGLGQKPRGKGESRHVSGRELSEAARDLALDLYGRLALTILSSWGLRSTSDLGEIVYNLIASGDFERSDEDQRSDFDNVYDFEAALCHDYVIPIEESEEES
- a CDS encoding DUF2256 domain-containing protein, with the translated sequence MPDRQRKRDRAEPSGESKVCPVCRRPFSNRRKWRDCWEQVVYCSERCRRSSRGGQKDGVQDSSP
- a CDS encoding beta-ketoacyl-[acyl-carrier-protein] synthase family protein is translated as MRNVPIRRVVVTGLGALSPNGVGIDAFRSALREGRSGVTSVQEFDTSALGSRIAGAIRGIDLRDAMEPKQLKVVSRTVPLAILAAREAMTDAGFPPNDLDLDTRRQIGVLLGTGGGGIAFVEELYGYYYKGQLEKATALAVPAGTPGNISSELSIQLGVRGPSHVISTGCTSSTDAIGYAFRRVQYGETPIMLTGGSDAPIAPAIMLGFDVMGIVSRNWNDQPERASRPFSRDRDGFVLGEGSWMLLLEEREHALARGARIYGELLGYASTCDAWHRVSMSSDLDEPVRAVQLALQDADLSPTDIDYANLHGTATPLNDRVETAALKRGLGPHASAIPMSSTKSMIGHPQGACGAAGLVATLLSLNAGFLPPTINCEEPDPECDLDYIPNQSRPAQGARIALCNCMGFGSKNSVLIVRQGDES
- a CDS encoding Trm112 family protein, with amino-acid sequence MISEELLSLLVCPMGKAPLRLEDQTLVCTRCGVRFAIKDDIPNMLVEEAELPEGCHSLSELDCVKAGAAKVDPV